The Conger conger chromosome 15, fConCon1.1, whole genome shotgun sequence genome contains a region encoding:
- the LOC133111337 gene encoding uncharacterized protein LOC133111337: MHIYGRLRMTGVTIILLTGILALGQCVDHEHVLENVALRGKAVQSSTYGTGHPQRAVDGNRNAAYPDGTCSHTQGETNPWWRVDLLGVFRVSSVIITNRGDFLSESINERIKGAEIHIGNSLKDNGNDNPMCAMISAIPAWEPIRFNCSGMVGRYINVFLQGYNQFLTLCEVEVYASPVPVEDIKLTSTLGPSTTTTPTENVALGKKASQSSTSFSGQANRAIDGKHSSWFHMGSCSQTHTEADPWWRVDLLESHNVTSITITNRDDCCAEMIDGAELRIGTSLENNGNNNPLCAVVSSFPAWDILTFQCHEMEGRYVNIFLPGCHKYLTLCEVEVNAVPVPVIKSTSQPEITTENPDSEMTEEDPLTEPRGGNRGMNCSDKDTAPKNAAAGGRATQSTQWDRFGDANNAIDRKRKAVYLKGSCSHTKAETNPWWRVDLLESHKITSVAITNREDCCSERINGAEIHIGNSLKNHGNNNPVCAVIPYIPAGQTRTYQCDGMEGRYVSIVLPGKEKQLTLCEVELNTNVTYTENVALKGKASQSSQYSCISEAQNAIDGSRDSAYVSKSCTHTTIEADPWWSVDLLSVYRVSSVTITNRGDCCPDRINGAQIRIGNSNKNKGNNNPVCAVVSTIPAGESITFQCHGMVGRYVNVIQPGCFKTLTLCEVEVYASPIPENIVMDPVTNDGDNLRKSQCSLKVPDNAATRGNAAQSSTGNDGGAEKAIDGNRSPFYQNKSCTHTLAERNPWWRVDLLREHRVTSVTITNRVDCCAYRLDGAQIHVGNSRKNNGNDNPICAVISHIEGDSITFKCHEMQGRYVNVFLPGNDKVLTLCEVEVNGNAIPNDTAETRGKATQSSTRWDGGAEKAIDGNRSPFYQNKSCTHTLAERNPWWRVDLLREHRVTSVTITNRMDCCAYRLDGAQIHVGNSRENNGNDNPICAVISHIEGESVTFKCHEMQGRYVNVFLPGNDKYLTLCEVEVNGSAIPNVHTLHNAATRGKATQSSTGWDGGAEKAIDRNRSPFYDDKSCTHTLAERNPWWRVDLLREHRVTSVTITNRVDCCAYRLDGAQIHIGNSEENNGNDNPVCAVISHIEGESVTFKCHEMQGRYVNVFLPGNDKYLTLCEVEVNGSAIPNDIAATRGKATQSSTGWDGGAEKAIDGNRSPFYQNKSCTHTLAERNPWWRVDLLREHRVTSVTITNRVDCCAYRLDGAQIHVGNSRKNNGNDNPICAVISHIEGESVTFKCHEMQGRYVNVFLPGNDKYLTLCEVEVNGSAIPNVHTLHNAATRGKATQSSTGWDGGAEKAIDRNRSPFYDDKSCTHTLAERNPWWRVDLLREHRVTSVTITNRVDCCAYRLDGAQIHIGNSEENNGNDNPVCAVISHIEGESVTFKCHEMQGRYVNVFLPGNDKYLTLCEVEVNGSAIPNVHTLHNAATRGKATQSSTGWDGGAEKAIDGNRSPFYDDKSCTHTLAGRNPWWRVDLLREHRVTSVTITNRMDCCAYRLDGAQIHVGNSEENNGNDNPVCAVISHIEGDSVTFKCHEMQGRYVNVFLPGNDKYLTLCEVEVNGSAIPNVHTLHNAATRGKATQSSTGWDGGAEKAIDRNRSPFYDDKSCTHTLAERNPWWRVDLLREHRVTSVTITNRVDCCAYRLDGAQIHIGNSEENNGNDNPVCAVISHIEGESVTFKCHEMQGRYVNVFLPGNDKYLTLCEVEVNGSAIPNVHTLHNAATRGKATQSSTGWDGGAEKAIDGNRSPFYDDKSCTHTLAERNPWWRVDLLREHRVTSVTITNRVDCCAYRLDGAQIHIGNSEENNGNDNPICAVISHIEGDSVTFKCHEMQGRYVNVFLPGNDKYLTLCEVEVNGSAIPNGHNVTSINPGNLALRGNASQSSVLGNGFALNAIDGNHDGVYSHGSCIHTKMEANPWWRVDLGRMCNITSVTVTNRQDCCSESINGAEIRIGNSLYYKRNPMCERISSIPAGATVTFQCEVIAGRYIYIVLPGREKYLTLCEVEVHGIAANSPQ; the protein is encoded by the exons ATGCACATTTATGGAAGATTAAG GATGACAGGGGTGACAATAATTCTCCTAACTGGAATTCTAGCATTGGGACAATGTGTGGACCATGAACATGTTCTAG AGAATGTGGCCTTGAGAGGAAAGGCAGTTCAATCTTCGACATATGGTACTGGTCATCCCCAGAGGGCTGTTGATGGAAACCGCAATGCTGCGTATCCAGATGGAACCTGCAGCCACACTCAAGGGGAAACTAACCCCTGGTGGAGAGTGGACCTGCTGGGTGTGTTCAGAGTGTCCTCAGTGATCATCACAAACAGAGGGGATTTCTTGTCTGAGAGCATCAATGAGAGAATCAAAGGAGCTGAGATTCACATTGGGAACTCACTGAAGGACAATGGCAATGACAACCCGAT GTGTGCCATGATCTCAGCCATTCCAGCATGGGAACCCATACGTTTTAATTGCAGTGGGATGGTGGGTCGTTACATCAATGTTTTTCTCCAAGGATACAACCAATTCCTGACTCTCTGTGAAGTGGAAGTGTATGCGAGTCCCGTTCCTGTAG AAGACATCAAACTAACTTCCACCTTGGGACCCAGTACAACTACTACCCCAACAG AAAACGTTGCTTTGGGGAAAAAGGCAAGCCAATCGTCAACCAGCTTCTCGGGCCAGGCCAACAGAGCCATTGATGGGAAACACAGTTCTTGGTTTCATATGGGATCTTGCAGTCAGACCCATACTGAAGCTGACCCCTGGTGGAGAGTGGACTTGCTGGAATCCCATAATGTCACCTCTATAACCATCACCAACAGAGATGACTGCTGTGCGGAGATGATCGATGGAGCTGAGCTCCGCATCGGCACCTCCCTAGAAAACAACGGCAACAACAATCCACT ATGCGCTGTGGTTTCCTCTTTCCCCGCATGGGACATCCTCACCTTTCAGTGTCATGAGATGGAGGGACGTTACGTCAACATCTTCCTCCCAGGCTGCCATAAATACCTGACGCTGTGTGAAGTGGAAGTCAATGCAGTACCTGTTCCTG TAATTAAATCAACTTCCCAACCTGAAATTACAACTGAAAATCCAGACTCTG AGATGACTGAGGAAGATCCACTCACAGAACCCAGAGGTGGAAACAGGGGCATGAATTGTTCTGATAAAGATACAGCTCCGA AAAATGCTGCTGCTGGTGGGAGGGCCACCCAGTCAACGCAGTGGGACCGTTTTGGGGATGCAAACAATGCCATTGACAGGAAGCGCAAAGCAGTGTATTTAAAGGGATCCTGCAGCCACACAAAAGCTGAAACAAACCCCTGGTGGAGAGTGGATCTGCTGGAATCTCACAAGATCACATCTGTGGCCATTACTAATAGAGAGGACTGCTGTTCTGAGAGGATCAATGGAGCTGAGATCCACATCGGGAACTCCCTGAAAAACCATGGCAACAATAATCCAGT GTGTGCTGTGATTCCCTACATCCCAGCAGGGCAAACCAGGACCTATCAGTGCGATGGGATGGAGGGACGCTATGTCAGCATTGTTCTCCCTGGGAAAGAGAAACAGCTGACTCTCTGTGAGGTGGAGTTGAACACCAATGTGACTTATACTG AGAATGTGGCTTTGAAGGGAAAGGCTTCTCAGTCATCACAGTATAGTTGTATATCTGAAGCCCAGAATGCTATTGACGGCAGTCGTGACTCAGCATATGTCTCTaagtcctgcacacacactacaatcgAGGCTGATCCCTGGTGGAGCGTAGACCTGCTCAGTGTGTACAGAGTGTCGTCAGTGACTATCACTAACAGAGGAGACTGTTGTCCTGACAGGATCAATGGAGCTCAAATACGCATTGGGAactcaaacaaaaacaagggaAACAACAACCCAGT GTGTGCCGTGGTGTCCACCATCCCAGCAGGAGAGTCCATCACCTTTCAGTGTCATGGGATGGTGGGACGCTATGTAAATGTCATCCAGCCAGGCTGCTTTAAAACCCTTACTCTGTGTGAGGTGGAAGTTTATGCAAGCCCTATTCCTG AGAACATAGTGATGGATCCAGTGACCAATGATGGAGATAACCTGAGGAAGTCACAATGTTCACTCAAAGTACCAG ATAATGCGGCAACCAGAGGAAATGCAGCTCAGTCTTCAACTGGAAATGACGGTGGTGCAGAGAAGGCCATTGACGGAAACCGCAGCCCATTCTATCAAAATAAATCGTGTACTCACACTTTAGCTGAAAGAAACCCCTGGTGGAGAGTGGATCTCCTTAGAGAACACAGAGTCACCTCAGTCACTATCACAAACAGAGTGGACTGCTGTGCTTACAGGCTCGATGGAGCACAGATCCATGTAGGGAACTCTCGGAAAAACAATGGCAATGACAACCCAAT ctgtgctgtgatttCCCACATAGAAGGAGATTCCATCACCTTCAAGTGCCATGAGATGCAGGGACGTTATGTAAATGTGTTCCTCCCTGGGAACGATAAGGTCTTGACTCTTTGTGAGGTAGAGGTAAATGGAAACGCAATTCCCAATG ATACTGCAGAAACCAGAGGAAAAGCAACTCAGTCTTCAACTAGATGGGACGGTGGTGCAGAGAAGGCCATTGACGGAAACCGCAGCCCATTCTATCAAAATAAATCGTGTACTCACACTTTAGCTGAAAGAAACCCCTGGTGGAGAGTGGATCTCCTTAGAGAACACAGAGTCACCTCAGTCACTATCACAAACAGAATGGACTGTTGTGCTTATAGGCTCGATGGAGCACAGATCCATGTAGGGAACTCTCGGGAAAACAATGGCAATGACAACCCAAT ctgtgctgtgatttCCCACATAGAAGGAGAATCCGTCACCTTCAAGTGCCATGAGATGCAGGGACGTTATGTAAATGTGTTCCTCCCTGGGAACGATAAGTACTTGACTCTTTGTGAGGTAGAGGTAAATGGAAGTGCAATTCCCAATG TTCATACCTTACATAATGCAGCAACCAGAGGAAAAGCAACTCAGTCTTCAACTGGATGGGACGGTGGTGCAGAGAAGGCTATTGACAGAAACCGCAGCCCATTTTATGATGATAAATCGTGTACTCACACTTTAGCTGAAAGAAACCCCTGGTGGAGAGTGGATCTCCTTAGAGAACACAGAGTCACCTCAGTCACTATCACAAACAGAGTGGACTGCTGTGCTTACAGGCTCGATGGAGCACAGATCCATATAGGGAACTCTGAGGAAAACAATGGCAATGACAACCCAGT ctgtgctgtgatttCCCACATAGAAGGAGAATCCGTCACCTTCAAGTGCCATGAGATGCAGGGACGTTATGTAAATGTGTTCCTCCCTGGGAATGATAAGTACTTGACTCTTTGTGAGGTAGAGGTAAATGGAAGTGCAATTCCCAATG ATATTGCAGCAACCAGAGGAAAAGCAACTCAGTCTTCAACTGGATGGGACGGTGGTGCAGAGAAGGCCATTGACGGAAACCGCAGCCCATTCTATCAAAATAAATCGTGTACTCACACTTTAGCTGAAAGAAACCCCTGGTGGAGAGTGGATCTCCTTAGAGAACACAGAGTCACCTCAGTCACTATCACAAACAGAGTGGACTGCTGTGCTTACAGGCTCGATGGAGCACAGATCCATGTAGGGAACTCTCGGAAAAACAATGGCAATGACAACCCAAT ctgtgctgtgatttCCCACATAGAAGGAGAATCCGTCACCTTCAAGTGCCATGAGATGCAGGGACGTTATGTAAATGTGTTCCTCCCTGGGAACGATAAGTACTTGACTCTTTGTGAGGTAGAGGTAAATGGAAGTGCAATTCCCAATG TTCATACCTTACATAATGCAGCAACCAGAGGAAAAGCAACTCAGTCTTCAACTGGATGGGACGGTGGTGCAGAGAAGGCCATTGACAGAAACCGCAGCCCATTTTATGATGATAAATCGTGTACTCACACTTTAGCTGAAAGAAACCCCTGGTGGAGAGTGGACCTCCTTAGAGAACACAGAGTCACCTCAGTCACTATCACAAACAGAGTGGACTGCTGTGCTTACAGGCTCGATGGAGCACAGATCCATATAGGGAACTCTGAGGAAAACAATGGCAATGACAACCCAGT ctgtgctgtgatttCCCACATAGAAGGAGAATCCGTCACCTTCAAGTGCCATGAGATGCAGGGACGTTATGTAAATGTGTTCCTCCCTGGGAACGATAAGTACTTGACTCTTTGTGAGGTAGAGGTAAATGGAAGTGCAATTCCCAATG TTCATACCTTACATAATGCAGCAACCAGAGGAAAAGCAACTCAGTCTTCAACTGGATGGGACGGTGGTGCAGAGAAGGCCATTGACGGAAACCGCAGCCCATTTTATGATGATAAATCGTGCACTCACACTTTAGCTGGAAGAAACCCCTGGTGGAGAGTGGATCTCCTTAGAGAACACAGAGTCACCTCAGTCACTATCACAAACAGAATGGACTGTTGTGCTTACAGGCTCGATGGAGCACAGATCCATGTAGGGAACTCTGAGGAAAACAATGGCAATGACAACCCAGT ctgtgctgtgatttCCCACATAGAAGGAGATTCCGTCACCTTCAAGTGCCATGAGATGCAGGGACGTTATGTAAATGTGTTCCTCCCTGGGAACGATAAGTACTTGACTCTTTGTGAGGTAGAGGTAAATGGAAGTGCAATTCCCAATG TTCATACCTTACATAATGCAGCAACCAGAGGAAAAGCAACTCAGTCTTCAACTGGATGGGACGGTGGTGCAGAGAAGGCCATTGACAGAAACCGCAGCCCATTTTATGATGATAAATCGTGTACTCACACTTTAGCTGAAAGAAACCCCTGGTGGAGAGTGGACCTCCTTAGAGAACACAGAGTCACCTCAGTCACTATCACAAACAGAGTGGACTGCTGTGCTTACAGGCTCGATGGAGCACAGATCCATATAGGGAACTCTGAGGAAAACAATGGCAATGACAACCCAGT ctgtgctgtgatttCCCACATAGAAGGAGAATCCGTCACCTTCAAGTGCCATGAGATGCAGGGACGTTATGTAAATGTGTTCCTCCCTGGGAACGATAAGTACTTGACTCTTTGTGAGGTAGAGGTAAATGGAAGTGCAATTCCCAATG TTCATACCTTACATAATGCAGCAACCAGAGGAAAAGCAACTCAGTCTTCAACTGGATGGGACGGTGGTGCAGAGAAGGCCATTGACGGAAACCGCAGCCCATTTTATGATGATAAATCGTGTACTCACACTTTAGCTGAAAGAAACCCCTGGTGGAGAGTGGACCTCCTTAGAGAACACAGAGTCACCTCAGTCACTATCACAAACAGAGTGGACTGCTGTGCTTACAGGCTCGATGGAGCACAGATCCATATAGGGAACTCTGAGGAAAACAATGGCAATGACAACCCAAT ctgtgctgtgatttCCCACATAGAAGGAGATTCCGTCACCTTCAAGTGCCATGAGATGCAGGGACGTTATGTAAATGTGTTCCTCCCTGGGAACGATAAGTACTTGACTCTTTGTGAGGTAGAGGTAAATGGAAGTGCAATTCCCAATG GCCATAATGTAACGTCTATTAATCCTGGAAATCTGGCATTGAGGGGGAATGCGTCTCAATCGTCTGTATTGGGAAATGGATTTGCTCTCAATGCCATTGATGGAAACCATGATGGTGTTTATTCTCACGGGTCCTGCATCCACACTAAAATGGAGGCTAATCCCTGGTGGAGAGTGGACCTGGGGAGGATGTGTAAC